The following coding sequences are from one Epinephelus fuscoguttatus linkage group LG7, E.fuscoguttatus.final_Chr_v1 window:
- the LOC125891883 gene encoding P2Y purinoceptor 1-like, which yields MKNTSCPLNSSDFRGRFLPPVYIIVFIVGLVANGWGLKSLLHNWKKLKIINVSVLNLGLADILYLLTLPFLMVYHFMGGKWIFGDAFCKITRFCFHLNLYGSIGFLTCISVYRYLAVVHPVRVMGKLTLARSVGISVMVWVLVSIQSLPDIFYPKTFENNTEQSCFDSTSDTYVESYLNYTLGRTLTGFCIPFLITLGCYGHVIVVLCRTNTTDKVLKQRSLKLLFILILLFSVCYIPYHVFKNLNLWSRVLLKQEICTEWSNGVYIARQISCGLVSLNSALNPLVYLHGHEDIPAQLRQLFQQACQKFSRPPPTNSGSVPMAQIAEEL from the coding sequence ATGAAGAACACCTCTTGTCCTCTTAACAGCTCTGACTTTAGAGGCAGATTTCTGCCTCCTGTTTACATCATAGTCTTCATTGTTGGTCTGGTAGCTAACGGATGGGGACTGAAGTCTTTGCTGCACAACTGGAAAAAGCTAAAAATCATCAATGTTTCTGTTCTCAACCTTGGACTTGCTGATATTTTGTACCTACTCACTCTCCCGTTCTTGATGGTGTACCACTTTATGGGGGGTAAATGGATCTTTGGAGACGCATTCTGCAAGATAACAAGATTCTGCTTCCACCTGAATCTCTATGGCAGCATCGGGTTCCTTACTTGTATAAGTGTGTACAGGTACCTGGCTGTTGTCCATCCAGTGAGAGTGATGGGAAAATTAACTCTGGCTCGTTCTGTGGGGATCTCAGTCATGGTTTGGGTCTTGGTGAGCATTCAAAGTCTTCCGGACATTTTCTACcccaaaacatttgaaaacaacACTGAGCAATCATGTTTTGATTCCACCAGTGACACCTATGTTGAGAGTTACCTGAACTACACCCTTGGACGGACACTCACTGGCTTTTGTATCCCATTCCTCATCACCCTGGGCTGCTATGGACATGTGATTGTTGTTCTCTGCCGCACAAATACCACTGACAAGGTACTGAAACAGAGAAGTCTGAAGTTGTTGTTCATCTTGattcttctcttctctgtttGTTACATCCCTTATCATGTTTTCAAGAACCTCAACCTCTGGTCAAGAGTTCTTCTCAAACAGGAGATATGTACTGAATGGTCCAATGGAGTCTACATTGCTCGACAGATAAGTTGTGGCCTTGTATCTCTGAACAGTGCTCTCAACCCTCTGGTTTACCTCCATGGTCATGAAGATATTCCTGCTCAGCTTAGACAGCTGTTTCAACAAGCTTGTCAGAAGTTCAGCCGTCCACCTCCAACAAACTCTGGCAGTGTGCCCATGGCACAAATTGCAGAGGAACTTTAA